From Mustelus asterias chromosome 19, sMusAst1.hap1.1, whole genome shotgun sequence, one genomic window encodes:
- the smkr1 gene encoding small lysine-rich protein 1 encodes MPTKSGKTKGKASSAGSKKGKGGKKAGGGKKKKKRDKKEKGSKSETELDILSPAAMFNLYYISHNVGDSLAFRGFAWPGSPKKKGRK; translated from the exons ATG CCCACTAAAAGCGGCAAGACAAAGGGAAAGGCCAGCAGTGCCGGCAGTAAGAAGGGAAAGGGCGGCAAGAAAGCTGGGGGTggcaagaagaagaagaagagggACAAGAAGGAGAAAGGTTCCAAATCCGAAACTGAGTTGGATATTCTGAGTCCGGCAGCCATGTTCAACCTGTACTACATCTCGCACAATGTGGGGGACAGTTTAGCCTTTCGAGGCTTTGCCTGGCCTGGCAGTCCAAAGAAGAAAGGGCGGAAGTAA